The DNA window TTCAAAGACATCAACTGGAAGATTAATCCACCCCACCAACATCAGAACAGCCATAATAACGATTTGTGCAATAGTTGCCCCAGCTATTTCCAACAACATTCGACTCACTAAGGTATCTAATACACGCACATTACGATGATAAAGCAAGCTAATATTAGCTGAAATTGCCCCAATAACACGATTAGAGGTATTTCGCCACATCATCGCCATAGGATAACCTGTTATCACGAAAGCAATTATATTGAGAGTTGAATAATGATTTGCACGAAAAAACTTCCACATCAATACGATGACTAAAGTAAAAAGAAGTGGTTCAACAAATAACCATAAAAAACCGATATTATTTCGCCCATATCGAGTGATAATTTCTCGCATTATTAACGCACCAATCACCCTTCCTTGAATAACTAATGATTGCTTAAAAGTAGTATCATTACCGTATTGCATCAGTTTTTATGCTCTCTAATACTTGCGATTAATAAACTAAAAATACCGTATAAAATTAAGCCAA is part of the Mergibacter septicus genome and encodes:
- a CDS encoding ABC transporter permease — protein: MQYGNDTTFKQSLVIQGRVIGALIMREIITRYGRNNIGFLWLFVEPLLFTLVIVLMWKFFRANHYSTLNIIAFVITGYPMAMMWRNTSNRVIGAISANISLLYHRNVRVLDTLVSRMLLEIAGATIAQIVIMAVLMLVGWINLPVDVFEMLLAWLLMAFFAIGLGLIISSIVYYFEAFGKIWGTLSFVMLPLSGAFFFVNSFPPKIQQYLLYLPMVNGTEMFRDGYFGHSVTTHFDPMFILKCDLIMLFIGLVLVKRFSKGIEPS